The genomic stretch GCAGTGCGTTGTTGCAGCTTACCATATTCTCGTGAATGAtccatattattatatgaataatcgtattataaataatgacgTATAACTTATTTAGTCCAGATGTTAAGTTATTGTgtcgatttaattttaacccAAAATTGTCTTATTTTAGGGGAAAGTTAAGTGTTCTGAACTTCGTACGAAGGATAAGAAGGAGCTCTTCAAACAACTTGAAGAGTTAAAGACAGAATTAACAAATCTTCGAGTTGCTAAAGTCACTGGTGGTGTAGCCTCAAAACTGTCCAAAATGTAAGTTTCCAGGTTTATACATTATAGTAGACTTGGGCCACTCTTGCCCCCATGTTAATTCGGTCAGAACGATGTCACTTAATCTTTATTTGGTTTTGAAATAATTGCATTCAATGAAACCAAACTTTTTAGCTATATAACATCAGTGTTTCCTATTGTAAGTataattttcagtataatgattgaataaatgatttgtttGGTTTTTGAACACTGCCTATACATTTATACTTATTAGATATACTTATTCTTTAAAGAAACATGAAACATTTAGTACTTGTAACTCATCATTGAATCTAATTGGTATATTATAAGATATTCCACctcatatatttacataaattattatgtattttcaaTCTTTCAGACGTGTTGTACGTAAGGCAATTGCACGAGTTTACATTGTGTACCACCAAAAAATGAAGGTTAATCTTCGTAACCACTATAAGAACAAAAAGTACAAGCCTCTAGACCTTAGGCCCAAGAAGACCCGTGCTATGCGTAAGGCTCTCACAAAACATGAAGCCAAGTTAAAAACAAGGAAAGAAATTAGAAAGAAGTCTCTTTTCCCTCCTAGAGTTTACGCTGTTaaggcttaaataaatatcttctaatatattatgaattttatttttctttaaaatatgacATTTAATTCTCGACTGtagtattattaaacaaataatatacagtagaacctcgataagataaagtccaagggaaacacaaaatattttatgttatagaggttttaagttatcaaggttctatgtcaggtaaaggttaatatagaggtaTGTACATGTTTCTATGTACCCTCCCTCCCATTTTTACTTGAATGCATCAGAAggatggaaaattaaatatgtaatcatatttattcacattacttacattacataaaaataaaacaacaactaaaggtttagtctacttaaaaaaatctgtgattttcttttgttttaaaaaattcactgtttctaaatcgatttgattttcaatgacaaatagaGAGGAGAATACATTAACACATTAACTTATGATGCAAGTAAGTCGTTGTCACAAAGCTTACCGCCGCAAAGCTTTGAAGAATTTAGATAAAGCAAACAATaggtaatgtattgtttacgttaacaatacattagtaaacacgtgcaagcaataaataccgaaaccatttgttttgacactcttataaaatgactcattcacaaacaattttatgttatagaggttgtggaaacatttcttttagttactgagggcctatacagagattatttattatagaggtttcgtattttaagttatagaggttttgggctctgatgggaagggaacatagtattttttgaagtaacagaggtttttatgttaccgaggtttacgttatcgaggttctactgtactaactaaattataaatatcagTAAAAACATATGATAAAAGTACTACTCGCTCACCACTATGAAACCCTAAAACTCGCTTATAATCGAGCTTGCTAGCTTGTTTCCACATTCTAGCCCTACTTATCACACGTCCATCGTTGTCGGTTGAACAACTGCCTAATTATAgtgtaacattacaaaacaaacattttaatcaatgattgtagacaattgacgtgccctacggttttattttagtctagtctatgcatatgtttataattcccacgactgtatctattttattattttttggtttttagtacatttatcttaaacattgcaatgtatgtttaacataaaaccgtttaacttaaaaagtttttttacctatttttattttctagtttttagtttatattttgcattctgtttaattcatttagtgCTTCATTATTGCAAGGTTCCTTGCccgttagtttatataaataaatcaattctataatataaatataatatatatttaattaataaaatagatacagtttttaata from Pieris napi chromosome 15, ilPieNapi1.2, whole genome shotgun sequence encodes the following:
- the LOC125056647 gene encoding 60S ribosomal protein L35 codes for the protein MGKVKCSELRTKDKKELFKQLEELKTELTNLRVAKVTGGVASKLSKIRVVRKAIARVYIVYHQKMKVNLRNHYKNKKYKPLDLRPKKTRAMRKALTKHEAKLKTRKEIRKKSLFPPRVYAVKA